One stretch of Streptomyces sp. A2-16 DNA includes these proteins:
- a CDS encoding P-II family nitrogen regulator has product MKLITAIVKPYRLDEVKTALQEIGVHGLTVTEASGYGRQRGHTEVYRGAEYQVDLVPKVRIEVVVDDADADTVIDAIVKAAHTGKIGDGKVWALPVETVVRVRTGERGPDAL; this is encoded by the coding sequence ATGAAGCTCATCACCGCGATCGTCAAGCCGTACCGCCTCGACGAGGTCAAGACCGCGCTCCAGGAGATCGGCGTCCACGGCCTGACCGTGACCGAGGCCAGCGGCTACGGCCGGCAGCGGGGTCACACCGAGGTGTACCGCGGCGCCGAGTACCAGGTCGACCTGGTCCCCAAGGTCCGTATCGAGGTGGTCGTCGACGACGCCGACGCGGACACGGTCATCGACGCGATCGTCAAGGCCGCCCACACGGGCAAGATCGGCGACGGCAAGGTGTGGGCGCTCCCGGTGGAGACGGTCGTACGGGTGCGGACGGGCGAGCGCGGGCCGGACGCGCTGTAG
- a CDS encoding response regulator transcription factor has product MSSIRVLLVDSERLVAEGFQKILEGFAEFSVVSLARDGVSALQLVRRERPHLVVMGLGPAGGDGAQVARAIRRDFRHVRIVVLATNQQPVYMREAFAAGVNAYLSRDIGADELRDTLLTVHREGAALSTVAAGQVLELLSGNPEDDASPLSQLTERERQILFLMADEHATHGIAKRLGISPKTVRNYLSRIYAKLGTQNQVQTALYARRSLHLRPGAAVEP; this is encoded by the coding sequence ATGTCATCCATACGAGTTCTGCTCGTGGACAGCGAGCGACTGGTGGCCGAGGGCTTCCAGAAAATCCTGGAGGGATTCGCGGAATTCTCCGTGGTCTCCCTCGCCCGTGACGGGGTGTCGGCACTCCAGCTGGTCCGGCGGGAGCGACCGCACCTCGTCGTCATGGGGCTCGGCCCCGCCGGGGGCGACGGAGCCCAGGTGGCCCGGGCCATCCGCCGCGACTTCCGGCACGTCCGGATCGTCGTCCTCGCCACCAACCAGCAACCGGTCTACATGCGCGAGGCCTTCGCGGCCGGCGTCAACGCCTATCTCTCCCGCGACATCGGCGCGGACGAACTGCGCGACACCCTGCTCACCGTGCACCGGGAGGGCGCCGCCCTCTCCACCGTCGCGGCCGGTCAGGTACTGGAGCTGTTGTCGGGCAACCCGGAGGACGACGCCTCGCCACTGTCCCAGCTCACCGAGCGCGAGCGGCAGATCCTCTTCCTCATGGCCGACGAGCACGCCACCCACGGCATCGCCAAACGCCTCGGGATCAGCCCGAAGACCGTGCGCAACTACCTCAGCCGCATCTACGCCAAGCTCGGCACCCAGAACCAGGTGCAGACCGCGCTCTACGCCAGGCGCTCACTGCACCTGCGTCCCGGGGCCGCCGTCGAACCCTGA
- a CDS encoding TetR/AcrR family transcriptional regulator produces the protein MVDEEITRSAPGRPRSAEVSRGINLAALALLRERGPQGVTVEAVAQYSGSAKTTIYRRYKDRYELLRSSLAFVENIPEPESGLPVRERLNYLLRQFRHGLEEVVGLRALVALLHGDEDPEFTRAFRETILRPRLETILATLRDGVADGELRPDADYETVVSMMAGSYIARYAVQGTPPPADWVDSVVDTIWPAIRA, from the coding sequence ATGGTTGACGAAGAAATCACCCGCTCGGCTCCGGGGCGGCCCCGCAGCGCGGAAGTGTCCCGGGGAATCAATCTGGCCGCACTGGCCCTGTTGCGGGAACGCGGGCCCCAGGGAGTCACCGTGGAAGCGGTGGCCCAGTATTCGGGTTCCGCGAAGACGACCATCTACCGCCGGTACAAGGACCGTTATGAACTCCTGCGGTCGTCGTTGGCGTTCGTCGAGAATATCCCCGAACCCGAATCCGGGCTTCCGGTACGGGAGAGATTGAACTATTTGCTACGGCAATTCAGGCATGGTCTGGAGGAGGTCGTGGGGCTGCGCGCCCTGGTCGCCCTGCTGCACGGCGACGAGGACCCGGAGTTCACCCGGGCTTTCCGGGAGACCATCCTGCGGCCGCGTCTGGAGACCATCCTCGCCACCCTGCGGGACGGCGTGGCCGACGGGGAACTGCGGCCCGACGCCGACTACGAGACGGTCGTCAGCATGATGGCGGGCTCGTACATCGCCCGCTACGCGGTCCAGGGCACCCCACCGCCCGCCGACTGGGTGGACTCCGTGGTCGACACGATCTGGCCGGCGATCCGCGCCTGA
- a CDS encoding DUF916 domain-containing protein produces the protein MRKLYVLLLSLFLVTAAAPAHAADNGSWSVYPAASQIAARPYFYLSADPGQSIDDQVVVSNKTGEPLTFRLYAADAYNTARDGGFAVRTVAEKQRGVGAWAKPAKSRVTVPAHGKVTVPFTLSVPEGAEPGDHPGALVALDERVDKGDGAVALGVQRAVAARIYLRVGGPTVPAITVEDVRVSHHQPLVPGLGDSGATISYTLRNTGNVTLNPKVELRATGLFGRTLLARDLARIPGELLPGQRVRLSEPWRGAPQLDWGDVKLTASAKDTRESASAGFFAVPWLVAVVLLVVGAVGGGLWVRLRLRAGGGWSRPRGGAAH, from the coding sequence ATGCGCAAGCTGTACGTCCTCCTCCTGAGCCTGTTCCTGGTCACGGCCGCCGCGCCCGCCCACGCCGCCGACAACGGCAGCTGGTCCGTGTACCCCGCCGCCTCCCAGATCGCCGCGCGGCCCTACTTCTATCTCTCCGCCGACCCCGGGCAGAGCATCGACGACCAGGTGGTCGTCAGCAACAAGACCGGTGAGCCGCTGACCTTCCGGCTCTACGCCGCCGACGCCTACAACACCGCCCGCGACGGCGGCTTCGCCGTGCGCACGGTCGCGGAGAAGCAGCGCGGGGTGGGGGCCTGGGCGAAACCCGCGAAGTCCCGGGTGACCGTCCCCGCACACGGCAAGGTCACCGTGCCCTTCACGCTGTCGGTGCCCGAGGGCGCCGAACCCGGCGACCACCCCGGCGCGTTGGTGGCGCTGGACGAGCGGGTCGACAAGGGCGACGGCGCGGTGGCGCTCGGCGTGCAGCGGGCCGTCGCCGCCAGGATCTACCTGCGGGTGGGCGGACCCACCGTGCCGGCGATCACCGTCGAGGACGTCCGCGTCAGCCATCACCAGCCGCTGGTACCGGGCTTGGGCGACAGCGGCGCGACGATCTCGTACACCCTGCGCAACACCGGCAACGTCACTTTGAACCCGAAGGTGGAGCTGCGGGCGACGGGGTTGTTCGGGCGGACGTTGCTGGCGCGCGACCTCGCGAGGATTCCCGGTGAGTTGCTGCCCGGGCAACGGGTACGGCTGAGCGAGCCGTGGCGCGGGGCGCCGCAACTCGACTGGGGGGATGTGAAGTTGACGGCGAGTGCGAAGGACACGCGGGAGTCGGCGAGTGCGGGGTTCTTCGCGGTGCCGTGGCTGGTCGCGGTGGTGCTGCTCGTGGTGGGTGCCGTGGGAGGGGGGCTGTGGGTTCGGTTGCGGCTGCGGGCCGGTGGGGGCTGGTCGCGCCCACGCGGCGGAGCCGCACATTGA
- the era gene encoding GTPase Era has translation MGRMSVRSQSSEPSASSQAPHRAGFACFVGRPNAGKSTLTNALVGQKVAITANQPQTTRHTVRGIVHRPDAQLILVDTPGLHKPRTLLGERLNDVVRTTWAEVDVIGFCLPANEKLGPGDRFIAKELAGIKKSPKVAIITKTDLVDSKTLAEQLIAVDQLGKELGIEWAEIVPVSATANKQVDLLADLLIPMLPEGPALYPEGDLTDEPEQVMIAELIREAALEGVRDELPHSIAVVVEEMLPREDRPADKPLLDIHAFVYIERPSQKGIIIGPKGKRLKEVGIKSRKQIEALLGTPVFLDLHVKVAKDWQRDPRQLRKLGF, from the coding sequence ATGGGGCGCATGAGCGTTCGCAGTCAGTCATCCGAGCCGTCGGCCTCGTCGCAGGCACCCCACCGCGCCGGCTTCGCCTGCTTCGTGGGCCGCCCCAACGCGGGCAAGTCCACCCTCACGAACGCTCTGGTCGGCCAGAAGGTGGCGATCACCGCCAACCAGCCGCAGACGACGCGGCACACGGTACGGGGGATCGTGCACCGGCCGGACGCCCAGCTGATCCTGGTCGACACCCCGGGGCTGCACAAGCCGCGCACGCTGCTGGGCGAGCGCCTCAACGACGTGGTGCGCACCACGTGGGCCGAGGTCGACGTGATCGGCTTCTGTCTGCCGGCGAACGAGAAGCTCGGGCCCGGTGACCGGTTCATCGCGAAGGAGCTGGCGGGGATCAAGAAGTCCCCCAAGGTCGCGATCATCACGAAGACGGACCTCGTCGACTCCAAGACACTGGCCGAACAGCTCATCGCCGTCGACCAGCTCGGCAAGGAGCTGGGCATCGAGTGGGCGGAGATCGTCCCGGTGTCGGCGACCGCGAACAAGCAGGTCGACCTGCTGGCGGACCTGCTGATCCCGATGCTTCCCGAGGGCCCGGCGCTCTACCCCGAGGGCGACCTCACCGACGAGCCCGAGCAGGTCATGATCGCCGAGCTGATCCGTGAGGCGGCCCTGGAGGGCGTCCGTGACGAGCTCCCGCACTCCATCGCGGTGGTCGTCGAGGAGATGCTCCCCCGCGAGGACCGCCCCGCCGACAAGCCCCTCCTCGACATCCACGCCTTCGTCTACATCGAGCGCCCCAGCCAGAAGGGCATCATCATCGGCCCCAAGGGCAAGCGCCTGAAGGAGGTCGGCATCAAGAGCCGCAAACAGATCGAGGCGCTCCTCGGCACACCCGTCTTCCTCGACCTGCACGTCAAGGTCGCGAAGGACTGGCAGCGGGATCCTCGGCAGTTGCGGAAGCTGGGGTTCTAG
- a CDS encoding MFS transporter, with protein sequence MALNRWWTLCVVSVGSFMLLLDVTIVNIALPDIEEALDATLTDLQWVVAAYAVALSAVLLTAGSLADRFGRRAVFSWGMAVFTLASLLCGIAQNPLMLIAARVLQGVGGAALLATSLALLAAAYPDQRDRHVALAVWGAVSGAALAVGPLAGGVLVEGAGWRWIFLVNLPVGVLALIATAARVAESRAERPGRIDWPGFLTFGTALGSLSFALLRANEEGWDSAPVLGGFVLSAVALTAFVLIERHRADPLLPGAVLRKVTTTGAAVGVLAMSSTAFALLLYLTLYLQTVLGLAPLAAGLRLLPLTLSIFVASAVAARAGTLLPARWLVSAGLALIGLGLLLMGGLDASDDWTALLAGQLVTGLGVGVVNPNVVAAAMGAVEPARVGVASGLSNTCRSLGIALGIASLGAVFADRVRDAVAETLAGTPLQGRADELGHAVASGQIGAVLPKLPPEQRGLFTDAAHTAFVDGLNSILTVAAVVAFVGALAVIPLIRGRDLTTTGPDGDPLPIAAGH encoded by the coding sequence ATGGCGCTCAACCGGTGGTGGACGCTGTGTGTGGTGTCGGTGGGCAGCTTCATGCTGCTGCTCGACGTGACGATCGTGAACATCGCGCTGCCCGACATCGAGGAAGCCCTCGACGCCACCCTCACCGATCTCCAGTGGGTGGTCGCGGCCTACGCCGTGGCCCTGTCCGCGGTGCTGCTGACCGCGGGCTCGCTCGCCGACCGCTTCGGCCGGCGGGCCGTCTTCTCCTGGGGCATGGCCGTCTTCACGCTCGCCTCACTGCTGTGCGGCATCGCCCAGAACCCGCTCATGCTGATCGCCGCGCGCGTGCTCCAGGGCGTGGGCGGCGCCGCACTGCTCGCCACGTCCCTGGCGCTGCTCGCCGCCGCCTACCCCGACCAACGCGACCGCCATGTCGCCCTCGCGGTCTGGGGCGCGGTGAGCGGAGCCGCGCTCGCGGTCGGGCCGCTGGCCGGCGGGGTCCTGGTCGAGGGCGCCGGCTGGCGGTGGATCTTCCTGGTCAACCTGCCCGTCGGCGTCCTCGCCCTGATCGCCACCGCCGCCCGGGTCGCCGAGTCCCGGGCCGAGCGCCCCGGCCGGATCGACTGGCCCGGCTTCCTCACCTTCGGCACCGCGCTCGGCTCGCTCTCCTTCGCCCTGCTGCGCGCCAACGAGGAGGGCTGGGACAGCGCCCCGGTGCTCGGCGGATTCGTCCTGTCGGCCGTCGCGCTGACCGCCTTCGTCCTGATCGAACGGCACCGCGCGGACCCCCTGCTGCCGGGGGCCGTCCTGCGGAAGGTCACCACCACGGGCGCCGCGGTGGGCGTGCTGGCCATGAGCTCCACCGCCTTCGCGCTGCTGCTGTACCTGACGCTCTACCTCCAGACCGTGCTCGGCCTCGCCCCGCTGGCGGCCGGGCTCCGGCTGCTGCCCCTGACCCTGTCGATCTTCGTGGCCTCCGCGGTCGCGGCCCGGGCCGGCACCCTGCTGCCGGCCCGCTGGCTGGTCTCCGCGGGCCTCGCCCTCATCGGCCTCGGCCTGCTGCTGATGGGCGGCCTGGACGCCTCCGACGACTGGACCGCGCTGCTCGCCGGGCAGCTGGTCACCGGGCTCGGGGTCGGCGTGGTCAACCCCAACGTGGTCGCCGCCGCGATGGGCGCCGTGGAACCGGCCAGGGTCGGCGTGGCCTCGGGCCTGAGCAACACCTGCCGCTCGCTCGGCATCGCCCTCGGCATCGCCTCCCTGGGCGCGGTCTTCGCCGACCGGGTGCGCGACGCGGTCGCCGAGACCCTCGCCGGCACCCCGCTCCAGGGGCGGGCCGACGAACTGGGCCACGCCGTGGCCTCGGGCCAGATCGGCGCCGTACTTCCCAAGCTGCCCCCGGAGCAGCGGGGGCTCTTCACCGACGCGGCGCACACCGCGTTCGTCGACGGACTCAACTCGATCCTGACGGTGGCGGCGGTGGTGGCGTTCGTCGGCGCGCTCGCCGTGATCCCGCTGATCCGCGGCCGCGACCTCACCACGACCGGACCCGACGGCGACCCCCTGCCGATCGCGGCGGGGCACTGA
- a CDS encoding beta-xylosidase gives MGSTTRRRRLASFLGATALAVTAGGALACPAGAATDVDFATHCIPPAVAGIPPIDGTTTARIAVDNTSPKVGDTVTVTYTVVKPAASNPTAIALPADIMTPTGKVTLGGAQSGAVTVAGPKKNDPVPGNGAFPSFSMTGTFKVTSPGAITLSPGDYNIHTSYILELDTPCTVITPPAPVSETVTATDANPVNQRDITLGSASGKPGDSVTVTGSKFAPGATVTLAGRAGSAQTADTATATADSTGAFSGSLVVNDKTTTGVVAYEGSAWSDAKGAGPKAYVVIDDTPVPAGSQKITTTVKAGTLSMSQAGDTVSLSAVDYGKGGASTGNLNQVTVKDFRGGPAGWSLTGKVTDFTGPGAKIDAGALSWSPACATKAGSPSTCQAGSAGAVGSSGATLASTPNSALTGGEFTVDAGLSLNVPAFTPVGTYSGVLTLTLS, from the coding sequence ATGGGTTCGACGACTCGAAGACGCCGTCTGGCGTCCTTTCTCGGGGCGACCGCGCTCGCGGTCACCGCGGGTGGCGCACTGGCCTGTCCGGCCGGTGCCGCCACCGACGTGGACTTCGCCACGCACTGCATCCCGCCCGCGGTCGCGGGCATCCCGCCGATCGACGGCACCACGACGGCCAGGATCGCCGTGGACAACACCAGCCCCAAGGTGGGCGACACCGTCACCGTGACGTACACGGTGGTCAAGCCCGCCGCCAGCAACCCCACGGCCATCGCCCTGCCGGCCGACATCATGACCCCGACCGGCAAGGTCACCCTCGGCGGCGCCCAGAGCGGCGCCGTGACGGTCGCGGGCCCGAAGAAGAACGACCCGGTGCCGGGCAACGGCGCCTTCCCGTCGTTCTCCATGACCGGCACCTTCAAGGTCACCTCACCCGGCGCGATCACCCTCTCGCCCGGCGACTACAACATCCACACCAGCTACATCCTCGAACTGGACACGCCCTGCACGGTGATCACCCCGCCCGCCCCGGTCTCCGAGACGGTCACCGCGACGGACGCCAACCCCGTCAACCAACGGGACATCACGCTGGGTTCGGCCTCCGGGAAGCCCGGTGACAGTGTCACGGTCACCGGCAGCAAGTTCGCCCCGGGCGCGACGGTCACCCTGGCCGGGCGGGCCGGCAGCGCCCAGACCGCGGACACCGCCACCGCGACCGCCGACTCCACGGGCGCCTTCAGCGGCTCGCTGGTCGTCAACGACAAGACGACGACCGGGGTCGTGGCCTACGAGGGCAGCGCGTGGAGCGACGCCAAGGGAGCGGGGCCCAAGGCGTACGTCGTCATCGACGACACGCCCGTCCCCGCCGGCAGCCAGAAGATCACCACCACGGTGAAGGCCGGAACGCTGTCCATGTCCCAGGCCGGGGACACCGTCAGCCTCTCGGCGGTGGACTACGGCAAGGGCGGCGCCTCGACCGGCAACCTGAACCAGGTGACGGTCAAGGACTTCCGCGGCGGGCCCGCCGGCTGGTCCCTCACCGGCAAGGTCACCGACTTCACCGGACCCGGAGCCAAGATCGACGCCGGTGCGCTGAGCTGGAGTCCCGCCTGCGCCACCAAGGCGGGCAGCCCGAGCACCTGCCAGGCCGGTTCCGCCGGCGCGGTCGGATCCTCCGGGGCGACCCTCGCGTCCACGCCCAACTCCGCGCTCACCGGCGGTGAGTTCACCGTGGATGCCGGACTCTCGCTGAACGTGCCGGCGTTCACCCCGGTGGGCACGTACTCCGGCGTTCTCACCCTCACGCTCAGCTGA
- a CDS encoding acyltransferase domain-containing protein: MTTHRRTAQLFTLSAPTPEALREAAREAAARLARADDATLERLCAQAARGPHSGHRMSVVGRTPGELADRIRAHLAGEPVKEVAAGHASPGGAPPVGFLFSGQGAQFAGMGQGLYRTEAVFRETFDRCAEAARPFVAVPLHDLLDPAAGAVVHRLAHAVLGTFCLGTALAELWRGWGVEPAAVLGFSFGEYGAACRAGVLSPEDAVRLLGTAVTLAERVTDGAMAVVGLGERAARDLLADTEPSVGIAAVISPHEVSLSGRAEALARIVDRLTASGVRTSALPVRAGLHSPLQEPALAELREAAGTVRARAPRLPYVSTVTGAQVTGPVEPEHWCRHLRGPVRFPDALGVLDAQGIRISVEVGPGRALAGLGARCLPGGGRLWPASLGRSTDGTGAMLAALGRLHTAGVPVRWPAVFPGASSAV; this comes from the coding sequence ATGACGACCCACCGACGCACCGCCCAGCTGTTCACCCTGTCCGCCCCGACCCCGGAGGCGCTGCGCGAGGCCGCGCGGGAGGCCGCCGCCCGGCTCGCCCGGGCCGATGACGCCACCCTGGAGCGGCTGTGCGCGCAGGCCGCGCGAGGGCCGCATTCCGGCCATCGGATGAGCGTCGTGGGCCGGACCCCCGGCGAACTCGCCGACCGTATCCGCGCCCACCTCGCGGGCGAGCCGGTCAAGGAGGTCGCCGCAGGTCACGCGAGCCCCGGGGGAGCACCGCCGGTCGGATTCCTCTTCAGCGGCCAGGGCGCCCAGTTCGCCGGCATGGGACAGGGCCTGTACCGCACGGAAGCGGTGTTCAGGGAGACGTTCGACCGCTGCGCCGAGGCGGCCCGGCCCTTCGTCGCCGTACCGCTGCACGACCTGCTCGACCCCGCCGCCGGTGCCGTGGTGCACCGGCTCGCCCATGCCGTGCTCGGCACGTTCTGCCTGGGCACGGCCCTCGCGGAGCTGTGGCGCGGCTGGGGCGTGGAGCCGGCGGCGGTGCTCGGCTTCAGCTTCGGCGAGTACGGCGCCGCGTGCCGCGCGGGAGTCCTCTCGCCCGAGGACGCCGTACGGCTGCTCGGCACCGCCGTCACCCTCGCCGAGCGGGTCACGGACGGCGCGATGGCGGTGGTGGGCCTGGGGGAGCGGGCCGCGCGGGACCTGCTCGCGGACACCGAGCCGTCAGTCGGGATCGCCGCGGTGATCTCACCGCACGAGGTGTCGCTGTCCGGCCGGGCCGAGGCGCTCGCCCGGATCGTGGACCGGCTCACCGCCTCCGGGGTGCGCACCAGCGCCCTGCCGGTGCGGGCAGGCCTGCACTCGCCGCTCCAGGAGCCGGCCCTGGCCGAACTGCGCGAGGCGGCCGGCACCGTCCGTGCCCGCGCGCCGCGACTCCCGTACGTCTCCACGGTGACCGGCGCCCAGGTCACCGGGCCGGTGGAACCCGAGCACTGGTGTCGTCACCTACGGGGCCCGGTGCGGTTCCCGGACGCCCTCGGGGTCCTCGACGCACAGGGGATCCGGATCTCGGTGGAGGTCGGTCCGGGGCGGGCCCTGGCCGGGCTCGGGGCGCGCTGTCTGCCGGGCGGCGGACGGCTGTGGCCGGCCTCGCTCGGCCGCTCCACCGACGGCACCGGCGCGATGCTCGCGGCGCTGGGGCGGCTGCACACGGCCGGGGTGCCGGTGCGCTGGCCCGCGGTCTTTCCCGGGGCCTCCTCCGCGGTATAG
- a CDS encoding FAD-dependent oxidoreductase yields MKTETARCVVVGGGPAGMMAGLLLARQGVEVVVLEKHGDFLRDFRGDTVHPSTLRVIDELGYLEEFLRIPHTKVTDITVRTAAGPVTFADFSRIGGPFPYIAFMPQWDVLDFLARKAGELPGFRLYQKAEGISVIREGDRVRGVRADTPDGPLEIRSDLVLAADGRHSTMRRAVGLPVSASAAPMDVLWFRLPREPEETMSFLHTGRGFVLITIDRGSYWQIAYVIPQGQYDAVRAEGLDRLRADVASVHPPFGDRVRREIRDWDDVKLLGVRVDRLRTWYRPGLLCIGDAAHAMSPAGGVGINLAVQDAVAAARMLGPTLRAGRTPSPQELARVQRRRELPVRAVQTAQVHMLADLYPKDRRTTVERPLAARLVRRFPFLTRWTARFIGVGLRPEHIA; encoded by the coding sequence ATGAAGACCGAGACCGCCCGGTGTGTCGTCGTCGGCGGCGGCCCCGCCGGCATGATGGCGGGCCTGCTGCTCGCCCGGCAGGGCGTGGAGGTGGTCGTCCTCGAGAAGCACGGCGACTTCCTGCGGGACTTCCGCGGGGACACCGTGCACCCCTCGACCCTGCGGGTCATCGACGAACTGGGGTATCTGGAGGAGTTCCTGCGCATCCCGCACACCAAGGTCACCGACATCACCGTGCGCACCGCCGCGGGTCCGGTGACCTTCGCCGACTTCTCCCGGATCGGCGGCCCCTTCCCGTACATCGCCTTCATGCCGCAGTGGGACGTGCTGGACTTCCTGGCCCGCAAGGCGGGCGAGCTGCCCGGCTTCCGGCTGTACCAGAAGGCCGAGGGGATCTCGGTGATCCGCGAGGGCGACCGGGTGCGCGGGGTGCGCGCGGACACCCCGGACGGGCCGCTGGAGATCCGGTCCGACCTCGTGCTCGCCGCCGACGGCCGGCACTCGACCATGCGGCGGGCCGTCGGGCTGCCGGTGTCGGCCAGTGCGGCGCCGATGGACGTGCTCTGGTTCCGCCTCCCCCGCGAGCCCGAGGAGACCATGAGCTTTCTGCACACCGGCCGGGGCTTCGTGCTGATCACCATCGACCGCGGCAGCTACTGGCAGATCGCCTACGTCATCCCCCAGGGCCAGTACGACGCCGTACGGGCGGAGGGTCTGGACCGGCTCCGGGCCGACGTGGCGTCCGTGCACCCGCCGTTCGGCGACCGGGTCCGGCGGGAGATCCGCGACTGGGACGACGTGAAGCTGCTCGGCGTCCGGGTGGACCGGCTGCGCACCTGGTACCGCCCGGGCCTGCTGTGCATCGGGGACGCGGCGCACGCCATGTCGCCGGCCGGCGGGGTCGGCATCAACCTCGCCGTGCAGGACGCGGTGGCCGCCGCCCGGATGCTCGGCCCCACCCTGCGCGCCGGACGCACCCCGTCCCCGCAGGAGCTGGCCCGGGTGCAGCGCCGCCGCGAACTCCCGGTGCGGGCGGTGCAGACGGCCCAGGTGCACATGCTGGCGGACCTCTACCCGAAGGACCGCCGCACCACGGTGGAACGGCCCCTGGCGGCCCGCCTGGTGCGCCGCTTCCCCTTCCTGACCCGCTGGACGGCCCGCTTCATCGGGGTGGGCCTGCGTCCGGAGCACATCGCGTGA
- a CDS encoding ammonium transporter, translating into MTLAAQGIDTGDTAWLLAATALVLLMTPGLALFYGGMVRTKSVLNMLMMSFVSIALVTVVWLAAGYSLAFDADIGGGLIGGLKHAGMSGLGPDSVHGTVPTLLFATFQLTFAIITAALISGAIADRAKFGAWLVFVPVWALLVYVPVAHWVWGPGGWILDRLGALDFAGGLPVEITSGASGLALALLLGPRLGFKKDAMRPHNLPMVMLGAGLLWFGWFGFNAGSALGANGLAAAAFLNTLAAGCTGLLGWLFVEQKRDGHPTTLGAASGAVAGLVAITPSCGSVSLLGALVVGLAAGVVCSYAVGWKFKLNYDDSLDVVGVHLVGGIIGTLLIGVFAEKAMTGGAEGLLYGGGLAQLGKQLVAVVVVGAYAFLMTYGIGKLIDKVMGFRADEEHEHTGLDLTVHAETAYDHGVLGHGAPVGASSVPSAQKAKTQA; encoded by the coding sequence GTGACCCTCGCCGCGCAAGGTATCGACACGGGCGACACCGCCTGGCTGCTCGCCGCCACCGCCCTCGTCCTGCTGATGACCCCGGGCCTGGCCCTGTTCTACGGCGGCATGGTCCGCACGAAGAGCGTCCTCAACATGCTGATGATGAGCTTCGTGTCGATCGCCCTGGTCACGGTGGTGTGGCTGGCCGCCGGCTACTCCCTGGCCTTCGACGCGGACATCGGCGGCGGACTCATCGGCGGCCTGAAGCACGCGGGCATGTCCGGCCTAGGCCCCGACAGCGTCCACGGCACCGTCCCCACCCTCCTCTTCGCCACCTTCCAGCTCACCTTCGCGATCATCACGGCCGCGCTGATCAGCGGCGCGATCGCGGACCGGGCGAAATTCGGGGCCTGGCTGGTGTTCGTCCCGGTCTGGGCGCTGCTCGTATACGTTCCCGTCGCCCACTGGGTGTGGGGCCCGGGCGGCTGGATCCTGGACAGGCTCGGCGCGCTCGACTTCGCGGGCGGTCTGCCCGTCGAGATCACCTCCGGCGCCTCCGGTCTCGCCCTCGCGCTGCTCCTCGGCCCGCGTCTGGGCTTCAAGAAGGACGCCATGCGCCCGCACAACCTCCCCATGGTCATGCTGGGCGCCGGTCTCCTCTGGTTCGGCTGGTTCGGCTTCAACGCGGGCTCCGCACTCGGCGCCAACGGCCTCGCCGCCGCGGCCTTCCTCAACACCCTCGCGGCCGGCTGCACGGGCCTGCTGGGCTGGCTCTTCGTGGAGCAGAAGCGCGACGGCCACCCGACCACGCTCGGCGCGGCCTCCGGCGCGGTCGCGGGTCTGGTCGCGATCACCCCGTCCTGCGGCTCGGTCTCCCTGCTCGGCGCGCTCGTCGTCGGCCTCGCCGCCGGTGTCGTCTGCTCGTACGCCGTGGGCTGGAAGTTCAAGCTGAACTACGACGACTCGCTCGACGTCGTCGGTGTGCACCTGGTCGGCGGGATCATCGGCACACTGCTGATCGGCGTCTTCGCGGAGAAGGCGATGACCGGCGGCGCCGAGGGCCTGCTGTACGGCGGCGGGCTCGCCCAGCTCGGCAAGCAGTTGGTGGCGGTGGTCGTCGTGGGGGCGTACGCCTTCCTGATGACCTACGGCATCGGAAAGCTGATCGACAAGGTGATGGGCTTCCGGGCCGACGAGGAGCACGAGCACACCGGCCTGGACCTTACGGTGCACGCCGAGACCGCATACGATCACGGCGTCCTGGGCCATGGCGCCCCGGTCGGCGCGTCCTCCGTCCCCTCCGCTCAGAAGGCCAAGACCCAGGCATGA